In Candidatus Acidiferrales bacterium, a single genomic region encodes these proteins:
- a CDS encoding UbiX family flavin prenyltransferase — MTPRQQTDQRTITVAVTGASGAVFAQKILTVLDADRRVRRVHLVVSNGGIMLLKHELDIAANERKKLPSLIVGGKGRKIELLDNQDVGASIASGSYPVHGMVIMPCSMGTLGAIAHGAAETLIQRAADVTLKERRPLVLAIRDTPFSRIHLENMLRCQQAGAMIFPIIPSFYHRPKKIDDLVSQYVFRVLAHLGLPQERQYRWKGMSQADKLKS, encoded by the coding sequence ATGACACCCCGCCAACAGACCGATCAACGTACCATCACCGTGGCGGTCACGGGCGCAAGCGGCGCCGTTTTTGCCCAGAAGATCCTGACTGTCCTCGATGCGGATCGCCGCGTCAGGAGGGTCCATCTGGTGGTCTCGAACGGCGGCATCATGCTCCTCAAGCATGAATTGGACATTGCCGCGAACGAACGCAAGAAGCTGCCCTCGCTGATCGTCGGCGGCAAGGGCAGGAAAATCGAGTTGCTCGATAATCAGGATGTGGGCGCGTCGATTGCTTCGGGAAGCTATCCGGTGCACGGGATGGTGATCATGCCGTGCAGCATGGGGACGCTCGGCGCGATCGCCCACGGCGCTGCCGAGACCTTGATCCAGCGGGCCGCCGACGTGACGCTCAAGGAGCGCCGGCCGCTTGTCCTGGCGATCCGCGATACTCCCTTTTCCCGAATCCACCTCGAGAACATGCTGCGCTGCCAGCAGGCCGGCGCCATGATCTTTCCCATCATCCCTTCGTTTTACCATCGGCCGAAGAAGATTGACGATCTGGTGAGCCAGTATGTGTTCCGCGTCCTGGCGCACCTGGGGCTGCCGCAGGAGCGGCAGTATCGGTGGAAAGGAATGTCGCAGGCCGACAAGCTGAAATCGTAG
- the larB gene encoding nickel pincer cofactor biosynthesis protein LarB produces the protein MKEQEIKKLLEKVKRGKVGLAAALDRLRHLPFEDIGFAKIDHHRALRTGFPEVIFARGKTPEQIAGIVRKMLRQRHNILITRANRAIFDRVVAACRRSGGLRRSPPRFYPLSGVIAIRLETTLHGKGKIVVVSAGTSDIPVAEEALLTAEMMGNRVEAIYDVGVAGLHRLLEHRKKLAEARVIVCVAGMEGALPSVVAGLVSVPVIAVPTSVGYGSSFEGLAALLAMLNSCASNVSVVNIDNGFGGGFVASVINRL, from the coding sequence TTGAAAGAACAGGAAATCAAGAAGCTACTCGAGAAAGTGAAGCGCGGCAAGGTGGGTCTGGCGGCGGCGCTCGACCGTCTGCGCCATCTTCCGTTCGAAGATATCGGCTTTGCCAAAATTGATCACCACCGCGCCCTGCGCACGGGCTTCCCCGAAGTGATCTTTGCCCGCGGCAAGACACCCGAGCAAATCGCCGGGATCGTCCGCAAGATGCTGCGCCAGCGGCACAATATCCTGATTACCCGCGCCAACCGCGCGATTTTTGACCGCGTGGTTGCGGCCTGCCGCAGATCGGGTGGATTACGACGCTCTCCGCCTCGGTTCTATCCTCTCTCCGGCGTAATCGCCATTCGGCTAGAAACTACGCTCCATGGCAAGGGAAAAATTGTTGTCGTGTCCGCCGGCACGTCGGACATTCCGGTTGCCGAAGAAGCTTTGCTCACGGCGGAAATGATGGGCAATCGTGTGGAAGCGATCTACGACGTGGGCGTGGCCGGCCTGCATCGCCTGCTCGAACACCGCAAGAAATTGGCCGAGGCCCGGGTGATTGTCTGCGTGGCCGGCATGGAAGGGGCGCTGCCGAGCGTGGTGGCGGGATTAGTCTCGGTGCCGGTGATCGCCGTGCCGACCAGCGTCGGCTACGGCTCCAGCTTCGAAGGATTGGCCGCCCTGCTTGCCATGCTGAACAGTTGCGCCTCAAACGTGTCGGTCGTCAACATTGACAATGGCTTCGGCGGCGGCTTTGTCGCCAGTGTGATTAACCGATTGTGA